In Verrucomicrobiota bacterium JB022, the sequence AGCCAAGGCGAAGGCCCAAAACATCGCCGCTTGAAGCGCAAGAAGTCATCGCGGTCATAAACGTCATACCGATGAAAGCTATCACAACTATGACAGCTTACACGTCCAGCCCGTAGTGACGGCGCTTGGCGTGACGCTTACACAACAGCTCCGATTACTATTACATTTCAGGCACTGAGACTTTCACGATCGACCAAGTGGAGTGGGAACCCGAAATCCGCTCGATTTTCACCGCTCCCTTCGCTCCCTTGACCGAAGATGGCTGGCGATGGTCTTACCTCTACAAGGAGTGGATCTACGAAGGTTACTACCCATGGGTCAGCTCCGCGACCCACGGCTGGCAATGGGCTTCCAGCATCGACTCCAATGGCAACTACTGGCTTTATGACAGCGGCATGGGCCGTTGGGTGATGCACAGCCGCGCGCTCTTCCCCAACTTCTACGTCTTTGCTGAAGACGGGACGGGCGACGGCTGGTATAGCTACATTGGCAAGCCCGGCCAGTACCGCCGCTTCTGGAGCTACGACGCACAAGCCTACGTGTTCGAAAACGAGTTCTAGAACGGATCCGGTTTTAGCTTGGATTTCCAGCCACCTCCGCCCAGAGGTGGCTTTTTTGGCTTGTCGGGTTTCCGGTTGAGCCCTCTACAGTTGAAAGAAATGCCTTTTCGATTCTAGCCGTAGCTTTATGTCTAAAATTCTTTAAGCCTCTCGTTTTGCACGTCTTGCAAGGCGCTTCATTTGGAGAAGATGCTTTAAGCTATAACAACTTGATTTTGATAACGTTCTTTGGTAATTCAGGGTGAATAATTCAAATGTGGAGGTTGGGCCAGAGATGTCCGTTTGGGAATAGCCGTAACTGCTTAAAAAGTCTTTACCTAGGAAGTGCGTATATCCACGAATAAGCGCATCAGTGTATTTGGGCTGATCGCTTGTCTTATTTGTCACTCCGCCAATGGATTTTGTTTTGTGTGCATTCACGGGGTCTCCAAAGATTCCATCGCATTTGTTATTTTTGCTAGGATCAAGGTATTCACTGGAATATTTAAGCCCCAGTCGCGTATAGATATTCCTTAAAAATGCTTCTGGATCCTTCAGAAGGTCCTCGTAACGAATCGTCATGCAGCGGTCAGATTCGCATGATCTGGAAAATTCTAGTAACATTTTGGGAGCGAAGCAGAGGTCTTCGTAAAACTCGTCTGAAGCTCTATAAATAGAGGCGGGCATCCAGGTTTTAAGGATGGAGCGGGCGACCGCAATGGGATCTCTTAGTAGTAAAATGAAGTAAGCCTCTGGGAATGCTGCATGCAACTGTGGAAGTATCTTGTAATAGCGAGGTGTTTTATCGAGAAAATACGGGGAGTCTTTAGCTAACTCCTGATAGTAGGAGCTCAGCATGCGTGCCATGATTTTGGCGGGCTCATCGGTTGATTGTTTCCAATTGTCATTAATGGCCGTTCGAGCGAGTTGGGTGTCTCTATCGATGTAGAATGGGGTAGATCCATAAAGACGCATCAAGGGCAGGGCTATCCAAGGCTCACTGACGGTGGCAATATCCGGATGATTGGTAATCACCCGCTGCAACATGGTCGAGCCTGCTCGCGGCTGGGAAACGAGGAATATAAGCTTCATGACGTTTTGTTACTGGCGTTTTCCAGTCGAAGATATTCTCCACTATCTAATAAACTTGCGGAGCTTTCTGGCTAGCTTGTGGGCAATGGGGTCAAAACGTTCCATACGCTTGGAAATGGGCCGCGGGGTGATCTTGGGCTTAACATGAAATCGGGTGCGGTTCAATTCGCGATCAATTTCATAATTGCGGCTCACGTAGGCCGGGTGGCGCAGTGGAAATGTAATCGGTTCAGTTGGGCGGGAGTCGTTCGCCGCGCCCGCATTTTGTGTGTGAGTAGCATCTGCTCCAAATCCGATATTGGAGATCAAGTTGACTGCGGGTATGATGCAAAGGCCACCGTTACGCCAGATTGATAGGCGATAGAGAAAATCCCAAATCGAGATGCGACGAAATTGGGTGCGCCAGTATTCAGCTACTTCCGGGCTCCCGTGGAGGTCTTGTAGCCACGTGCTGTCCATTAAGGTCTCAAAGTCTGGAGGAGTGCCTTCATAGTATGCCCAGGCGCGCTTCCAGGTTGCCCAGCCCCATGGTATATTGTAGAGGGAAAACCCATAAGAGGCTTCACCAAATGCTTGGCGGGAGATTTCACCATAACCTCCGATTGTCGCTACGCGTTTGTCATAGCGGTATCGCGCAAGTAGTTCGCTACAAAAGGGGAAAAACGATGGTTCAGGGAGGCAGTCGTCCTCCAGAATGATACCTTCGTCCACCTGCTCAAAAAACCACGTTATTGCGCTCGAAACTGCATCGCGGCATCCTAGGTTTTCTTCCCGGAAGAGGGTCTTGCATTCACAGGGCCAGTCAATGTTCGCTACAATGGCTCGTGTTTGTGCACACAATTCGGCTTCGCCAGCTTTTTGTGCTCTAGGCCCATCTGCTGCGATATAAAGCTGCGTTGGCTGAATCTCACGTAGGCGTTCGAAAACCCGAGCGGTAGGTTCGGGCCGGTTGAAGATCAGGAACAGGACAGGTGGCTTGGTGAGATGGGACATCGAGGCGCGTGCTTAAAACCCAAGATATATCGAAAAAATGCCGTCGAAGGCAGATCTACTCTTTTTGAGCCTTACAATATGAAGTCGTTCAGTTGACGTCTGCGAGATGCGGCAACGCTTGCCCCTTCACGCGGATAACCCACGCAAATGAACATCGTGACGCGGAACCATTCTGGCAAACCCAGCAGCTTTCTAAGCTGGGCATCGCGCTCGGCATCTACACACCAATTGAGGGTGCAAGACGAAATGCCTTTGGCGTGCAATGCATAAACGAGCGACAT encodes:
- a CDS encoding sulfotransferase, with protein sequence MKLIFLVSQPRAGSTMLQRVITNHPDIATVSEPWIALPLMRLYGSTPFYIDRDTQLARTAINDNWKQSTDEPAKIMARMLSSYYQELAKDSPYFLDKTPRYYKILPQLHAAFPEAYFILLLRDPIAVARSILKTWMPASIYRASDEFYEDLCFAPKMLLEFSRSCESDRCMTIRYEDLLKDPEAFLRNIYTRLGLKYSSEYLDPSKNNKCDGIFGDPVNAHKTKSIGGVTNKTSDQPKYTDALIRGYTHFLGKDFLSSYGYSQTDISGPTSTFELFTLNYQRTLSKSSCYSLKHLLQMKRLARRAKREA